The following is a genomic window from bacterium.
CGCCTCTGACCGCGCTCAAGGGGCTAGACCGCCACGGTTGCACCATATATCTGGGTACCTTCTCCAAGTCGCTCGGTGCCGGGATTCGGATCGGCTACCTCGTCGTGCCGCGCGAATTGGCCGAGCCGGCGGCTCGGTGCAAGACGCTTCTCGACAACGGCAACCCGTGGTTGGAGCAGGCGACGCTCGCCGAGTTCATCGCCAGCGGTGGCTTCGACGGTCACCTGCGGCGCATCCGGCAAACTTACATGGACCGGCGCGACGCCCTAGTGGAGACCTTGCGTCGGCATTTCGGTGACGTCGACCTGCGCGGACTCGAAGGCGGCATGCATCTGGTCTGGCACTTGCCGCGGCACTTTCCGACGGCGGTTCAAGTTGAGGAACTCGCAAGACAACGCGGGGTTGGAGTCTACGCCTT
Proteins encoded in this region:
- a CDS encoding PLP-dependent aminotransferase family protein translates to PLTALKGLDRHGCTIYLGTFSKSLGAGIRIGYLVVPRELAEPAARCKTLLDNGNPWLEQATLAEFIASGGFDGHLRRIRQTYMDRRDALVETLRRHFGDVDLRGLEGGMHLVWHLPRHFPTAVQVEELARQRGVGVYAFSDGGAWEFDGSNYAERVLMFGYSSLSESQIRGGVSRLAAAVEDACAKRKRHLEAGLVPQREGT